The sequence GTGTGGTGAAGGCGGTTGACGGTATTACATTTGAGCTCAAGAAGGGCGAGACGCTTGGGATAGTCGGCGAATCGGGCTCGGGCAAATCCGTGACGAACCTTTCGGTGATGCGGCTGATCCCGGAACCGCCCGGAAAGATCGTCGGCGGCGACATAATCTTTGACGGCATCGACGTCCGCTCGCTCTCGATAGATGAGGTTCGCAAGATCCGCGGCAAGCGGATGGCGATGATCTTTCAGGACCCGATGACGTCGCTCAACCCGTTCCTTAAGGTCTCGACGCAGTTGACCGAGGTGACGCGGCTGCACCTCGGGCATACAAAAGAGCAGGCCTACGAACACGGCGTAAAGATGATGGAGATGGTCGGGATTCCCGACCCGCGTTCACGGATGGACGGCTACCCGCATGAACTTTCGGGCGGCATGCGGCAGCGGGTGATGATCGCGATGGCACTCGCTTGCGACCCCGAATTGCTTATCGCCGATGAGCCGACGACGGCTCTCGACGTAACCATTCAGGCGCAGATACTTGAGCTGATCAAGGACCTCAAGGCGCGGATGGGTACGAGCGTAATTTTGATCACGCACGACCTCGGCGTCGTCGCCGGGATGACGGACAAGATCATCGTGATGTATGCCGGCAAGGTGTTTGAACAGGCACCGACCCGCGAGCTTTTTGCAACACCCGCGAATCCGTATACGAAAGGCCTGCTCCGGAGCGTCCCCGACCCTGCCCATGAGCAGGGCAAGGAGCTTTATCAGATACCGGGCTTGCCGCCCGACGTTGCCCACTTGCCGCCGGGATGTCCTTTTGCCGAACGGTGCGACCGTGCGGCCGATATTTGCCGCCGCGAGTTTCCGCCATTCGTGAAGATCAATGAGGATCACCACTCGCTCTGCCATTTCGCCGATCAGGTCTATGCGGAATCTCAGGCGGAAAGGGAATTGGTCTGAAAGCTTGGGGTTAGCCGGATCCGCTTAAATCGTA comes from Acidobacteriota bacterium and encodes:
- a CDS encoding ABC transporter ATP-binding protein, with product MTNNGTILSVNDLRTYFQTEDGVVKAVDGITFELKKGETLGIVGESGSGKSVTNLSVMRLIPEPPGKIVGGDIIFDGIDVRSLSIDEVRKIRGKRMAMIFQDPMTSLNPFLKVSTQLTEVTRLHLGHTKEQAYEHGVKMMEMVGIPDPRSRMDGYPHELSGGMRQRVMIAMALACDPELLIADEPTTALDVTIQAQILELIKDLKARMGTSVILITHDLGVVAGMTDKIIVMYAGKVFEQAPTRELFATPANPYTKGLLRSVPDPAHEQGKELYQIPGLPPDVAHLPPGCPFAERCDRAADICRREFPPFVKINEDHHSLCHFADQVYAESQAERELV